The Lentimicrobiaceae bacterium genome window below encodes:
- a CDS encoding succinate dehydrogenase cytochrome b subunit: MIRYSSITQKIIIALAGFFLITFLVVHLSINLLLLRNDDGEWFTAAAHFMSTNYVLKVFEVILFGGFALHILLAILVQIQNWWARPQHYKIGGFSHTSFFSKYMIHTGVIIILFLVIHFSNFYFVKAGWVAPPTGVDRHDFYTMAQLLFSDFRYSLLYIVFMLFLGFHLNHAFQAAFQTLGLNHSKYNTAIKLAGILYSIIIPLGFAIIPMYYLWWK; this comes from the coding sequence ATGATACGTTATTCCTCCATCACCCAAAAAATTATTATTGCGCTTGCAGGATTTTTTCTCATCACCTTTTTGGTAGTGCATCTAAGTATTAACCTATTGCTTCTCAGAAACGATGATGGTGAATGGTTTACAGCAGCAGCGCATTTTATGTCAACAAACTATGTGCTTAAAGTGTTCGAAGTGATTTTATTTGGTGGCTTTGCACTTCATATCTTACTTGCCATTCTGGTACAGATACAAAATTGGTGGGCTCGTCCGCAACACTATAAAATTGGTGGGTTTTCACACACTTCTTTTTTTTCGAAGTACATGATTCATACCGGAGTCATTATTATCCTTTTTCTGGTCATCCATTTTAGCAATTTTTATTTTGTGAAAGCGGGCTGGGTGGCACCTCCTACCGGGGTTGACAGGCACGATTTTTATACCATGGCACAGCTGTTGTTTTCCGATTTTCGTTACAGCCTGCTTTACATTGTTTTCATGCTATTTTTAGGTTTTCATCTTAACCACGCTTTTCAGGCGGCTTTTCAGACACTTGGGCTGAATCATAGTAAATACAATACAGCCATTAAACTTGCCGGAATTTTGTACTCCATTATTATTCCTTTGGGTTTTGCCATTATTCCCATGTATTATCTGTGGTGGAAATAA